Part of the Megalopta genalis isolate 19385.01 chromosome 6, iyMegGena1_principal, whole genome shotgun sequence genome, tcacgaagaaatgccAATATTTCgtattacgacgagtatactcgtcgcgcgtaaaaagtagttaCAATTCCCAAtttaaattgcgattttaacgGGAACAAAAATGTATTCGTACACTTTAAAATATTCCGAATATTTTgaggattaaatgaaataaaaaagtcCTGATCTTTCGTTGTCACATTATAAAATAGCAGAATCTAAAAAAAGGGGGATGCTAGTCGTACTATAAACAAGTCCCTTTAACGCTTGAAAAACGATTCGAGCCAATTAGGCCAGTTCGAAAGAAGTTATCGCGCTTCAAAGGATGGTCTAATATATTTTTCCAGGGCTAATTATAGCAATCGGTATAGCAGTGCCCGAGTAGATCAGCGATTCTCGACGCTGTGCGCCCGATCGCGACCGCTTTTCCCCGGCTCGTAGCGGAAGAACGATGCGATCGGACGCGGCCACGTTAATTTCTAAGCGAGTACGCGCGTGATACGTTATTTAAATGGCAGGAGGAACTATCTCAAAGATTGAGGTAATGAGGAAGAATGAGCTATTTAACTCTAAACAAAAACAGCGTAATCGTGTTAACGCCTGAATGCGCGCGGCCACGAACGCGCGTGGCCGACCACGGTCTCGTCGAATGAGATACTacatttctttgacatggaAGACACCTTAGAACGCTACGGGGGCCCTTAAAAACTACGGTTCGCGACCCGTTTGGACGCTGCCGTGACAAGTCAGCGCGTGTCCGTCGCAGCGGCGGAGCCTTCGAACGGCAGCCGAAAAGAAATCGTTTCGAGCGATAATTAAAATAATCGTTAAATTAGTCTCTCGAGGCCCAGGCAGCTGCGACTTCTCGGCACGCTTTTTCATCGCAGAAGCGTCGTCGTCGCGACGAATCCACGCGACATACGCACGATCAGTCGATTCTTATGGATCTCGTGTTGCCACCTTCGTCGCCATTCTTCGCCATTTTTCGCACACTTTTTATGTCGGATCGCGAGAATCGTTGAAAGGCTTTCCGTCAAATTTTGTCCAAATAGTTTACGAGTTCTTCCTTTTATACATAGCACGTGTTCCCTTTAAATACAATGACTTTCACGACGATCATTTGGATGGTAATTCGCTTAAGCTCTGTGAAAAGCGTGGAAACTGAGAGCAGTGTCGCTTTTAATCCTTTCATGGGCACTGGGAGCCGAGCTTTCCAGCCAGTTTTAGCGCGCGTATGGACGCCAGGCTCgaatgagccgtttattctgAAAGTGGCATGGGTCACttcttcaaaaaaatcgagttaatggtaacactaattacaattgaatggtatcttttcatttaaaaaaaaaagaaaaaaagtgacttatgccactttcaaacggctcaaatattccCACTGTCGAAATGTGCTGCCATCTGCACGTAGGTCCCACCACCCCCGATTTTGAGGGATGAAAAATCAGAAATAACAGGAAAGCGAGTAACAACTGTATTGTTATACGATAGAATTACGCTACGCGAATATtccaaattttttttaatattcatatcCTGCCCATGAAAGGGTTGAATCGCTTTCGTGAACCGTTCAACGAATTTCCGTGGAATCGCGCGAGGAGCTGCTTGTATGTCGCGCGGTGAACGAATTAGAAAACTACGGGACGCAAAGTTCGATTCGCAGATAGTAGGACTTCGTGTAACATTTAACGATGCATAAATACAAATCGATGGAGAAAGAGGATACAGAATTTTTGAGAGACAATTAAATAAGAAGAGGAAAAGCgtacaattataataacaatattaatattaataataataataatactaatactagtaataataataataataaaaataataataaaaataataataataataaccgtCATCATCGACATCTTCATCGTCAGTATTTAAGAGACTTTTCAAAAGACTTTGTCGTGTCTTCTTCATCGCGCAATCGCTTGTACAGCGATCCACCATTTTTgattttctatcgaaatcgaGGATGAGAAtttcttaaattattatttacgagACGATTATTTAACCAGTCATTATTTAATAACCTCTCGTTATTTAACCAGTTGCAATCTCTTCGAGAAGTGTGCAAGTTACTTTAATTGTTCTGTATGTGTTCAATTTTACTCGAATTTTGTctaaattataattacaattttacAGTTTCTACGTACAATTTATTAAAGAACataaagaacatcaagaacaattAGGACATTTCCAAAAAAAAACGATTgcataaattacattattggaACAACTATTATATTAAAAACCGTACATAATCTAAATAAATCGAATTTTTTCACTCTTGTCAGGCAACGCACACTAATCAATTTTATTGTTCGATACCTTCAGTGTTAATtatcttgacgagtatactcgtcgcaaaaAAAAGACAATATTTCGTGTCACGACGAGcacactcgtcaaaaacagttcACTGGTGAAAAGAAGACGATCGAGTTTTCTTTCGCACGAAGCTCGGCCATCATGAAGCGAAATTAATTGCGAAacataatttctccctaattcgcgctcagatcgcgcgcaAGAAACGACAATTCGAGAacaaaagatacgattattttgttatagttatcgattgtatatgttatagttaccgattgtatatgttatagttaccgattgtatatgttatagttaccgattcgaataatcgcgtctcctctccccgaattgtccacaTTTCCGCGCgacctgagcgcgaattagagaaaaattaCAGTCAAAGATGGTGGACGACAGTACACCGCGAACAATTGCACGTTGAAATGCTGAAGAATGGACCGCGGACTTTCGGCATTCGCTCTAAAAGCGAATGCGAATCGAATCGAAACCGTTAACCCTCTTCGTCTACGATGCCGGGGTCACAACAAGCAAGGAAGGACCGCAAACGTTGATGGAATATCGGCGCGAGTCGCAAACGACCCCGGCACAGACGATCGCGCTCTGACGATCGAAGGGTCAAAGAATACGAAGAAGACAACGAGACCGTTCGATTCGGAACTCGCATCGAAAACTCCGCAGTCCATCGACGAGTAATACGGCCGCGATTTAACAGAATCACAAAAAGTACGCaacgcggcacggcgcggcgctgcGCTGAAAAAAGATCGAGGGGCCTGTTCTCGGCGGATAGAGGGATCGTTAGATGagcgaaaaaaagaagaaagaaatgtgttCCCGGAACGCGGACACTTCGGGATCCCCAAAGGCCATCGAGTAGCACAGAAAAGTTCGTACTTTCGCTATGCCCAAGGGGGTAACTTTCATTCGTCGCGTTTCGCAATGGGGCATCGGTTCGGATTCCCCCGGTTTCGTGCGATCGGACCACAGTCCGGCGACCTTTTTTCCGTCCTCGGGACGGAACGGACACGCACTTCGACGCCAAAAAAAGGAAAACACGCACACCGGCTTCCTTAGATTATCCTAGCGGGCCGTTCTTAAAATTAATCGTTGAGGCAGTTTCGCGCGCGGCAACGGCGAAACAGTTCAGTCGTTCACGTTTTATCCGTCGACGCCGAGCGACGAGTCAACGTTATCCTCGTCGAGAGCTCCGAGAGCAACTCCAGTCGACCCAGAATCGTTCGCGAGGTTTCCGCCGGAAGCTTTTCTGCGTCGGATCGTTGCTTTCCGATCTCTTGCATGTCAGATACGAAGCGTATTCTGCGAGCGATTCGAGGCTCGTCGAGCACGGAATGCTAAACGAAGCTGAATTCTGAACGAGAATGCTCAGTTTACACAAGTTCACAAGTGCCATAACGTCTGCCAGGAGCAAATTATAGGAATTGCAGCAACATTTATCGTTGATTTCGACAGATTCTCGATGAATCGTGTGTTCAAATCGCTTTAAACAGGTGCTTTTTAATCGATAAGGTCTCCGAGTCCAGTCGCAGAGCTCGAATCGAATACTGGACAGCAAGAAATTACACGAAGCAATGAGTTTTTTTTAAAGAAGTACGCACACGATGCGCAGGAAAAGCTTCCCGAACCTTCTTCCGAACATCCTGCGAGCTACGGACTTACATGGTCGAGGATGGTAACCATCGTGTAGCAGTTCCGTTTAGAATCATGATCCGTGATCCTCTGATAAGTTCGCCCTCGGACGATTCAGTTTCGTCGTATGTTGTCGATGAGTAATCCTTAACTTCGtattctttataatttcaacctCTCGAATGAAAGACTCGATCGCGAAGCCTGCGGAGGATCGTTGTGACCTTTTACCGGACCATAGAAACGACGGAGTGACGACTAACCGAAGATTAGCGCCGGCATTAACGAGCTCAACCTATCTCGTGGAACTTAGGCGTACCGTGTACAAGCGAGTTCTTTCAAATTGACGCGCAGATTCCgcgaagaaatggacaatttgggaagaggagatacgattgttcgagccttgcggctcgtttttatatttcttggcaatttgtaactatgaaaacgaaccgcaaggctcgaataatcgcatctcctcttcccaaattgtccatttttctgcgcaatctgagcgtcaattagggagatattactgtacaagcgagttctctccaattgacgcgcagattcctcgaaaaagtggacaatttggaaagaggagacacgattgttcgagccttgggtctcgttttttatagttgttagcgattggtaactataaaaacaacgagtcgcgagacttgtacaatcgtatctgctcttcccaaattgtccatttttgtgcacaatctgagcgtcaattagggagacattactgtacaagcgagttctctccaattgtcgcgcAGATTCctcgaaaaaatggacaatttgggaagaggagacacgattgttcgaaccttgcggctcgtttttatatttcttggcaatttgtaactatgaaaacgaaccgcaaggctcgaataatcgcatctcctcttcccaaattgtccatttttctgcgcaatctcagcgtcaattagggagatattactgtacaagcgagttctctccaattgacgcgcagattcctcgaaaaaatggacaatttgggaagaggagacacgattgttcgagccttgggactcgttttttatagttgttagcgattggtaactataaaaacaacgagtcgcgagacttgtacaatcgtatctgctcttcccaaattgtccatttttctgcgcaatctgagcgtcaattagggagatattactgtacaagcgagttctctccaattgacgcgcagattccttgaaaaaatggacaatttgggaagaggagacacgattgttcgagccttgggaCTCGTTTGTTATAGTTGTTAGcgattggtaactataaaatcgacgagtcgcgagactcgaataatcgtatctcctcttcccaaattgtccatttctctgcgttgtccaatctgagcgtcaatcttACGTCTGATATTGAATACCTAAGTACAGGATGAGCCACTTAATTCGGCAtaattaaccggttagctgtgttcgacgagtatactcgtcacggagatatgtggcagtattttgtgtcgcgcGTGAAAAGTAACGACCATtggttatttaaattgtaattttagtgaaagcagaaacatattctcaaatttcaagattttTAGAATATTTCTAGACTGACCCTACGCGAAGGTGTTCACATTGTtacaaaaataagattagaaaagaatcacgatatttTTTGTTCGACGTTCAAAACCCCTTTTGCTTCCAACTGGTCAGTCTACTTTAACATCTGAAAACATCGAATGTTCTTTTGCACTTTCTTACAGATTTATATCCTAATCAAATATAATTCTGAAGCATGAAAACAAATTCGAGTAGAAATTGATAACGTTGCGGAGAGATTCAGAGATAGAActccttttatatatatataaagggtGTCCTGCGTGTTTCGTACGTTCTTAAACAATTGCTAAATATGACTGCCAATTTTCAATATAACGTATCAACTAATCATTTTCTAGTCATCATTTTCCAACGGTAAACCTTCTTTTCGGCAGGACCCCGTTCCGATCTCGTCGAGGAGATCTAAAATAACAAGAGATTAATAATCGagagaaattaataataaaagatGCGGGAGGATTCCGGAAGGTATTTAATTTCATAAACAAAGAAAACACCTCGAGCAGCAAATTCTCATCGAGGTCGATGCAGAATCGAAGCGTGCAAACCCATAACAACTTTCCATTTGTTAAAAAACGTTATTCCCCAACTCGTCACATCCTGTTTCCGGGTGCCGGCTGATCAGTTCGATCGACAGTCGCGAGAGGTTTCTTAGTTCCTAAGCGGTCGGTCCTTAAAATTACATTTCTGAGGCAGTTGAGTTGAAGAGAGACAAAGAAACAGAAACAGAGACAGAAACAACGAGAGAAAAAGACAGCGACAAAGAGCAacgaagaaagagaaaaaacaaAGACAAAGTAAAAGATAGaacaaagaaaaagagagaacgaCAGAAACAGAAACAACGAGAGAAAAAGACAGCGACAGAGAGcaacgaagaaaaagaaaaaacaaagacAAAGTAAAAGATAGaacaaagaaaaataaagaacgaTAGAAACGGAAGAAAAGATCGAGAAAAAAGGATCAGTCGTGTCGGCGTCTAGGTTCGTTCCGTCAACTTCGATGAAAAAGCTAAGGGACCGTCGACTGGTGTCCATTACACGTTATTCCCTATCACCGGCCCCTACCATGGTCCCGTATAGTTCACTCATAAAGCCAGGAACTTCATCAGCGCGTCGTAGATGAGCCGAGGATTGATGGTGCCGTCGGCGGTGTACCGGACACCCCTCAAGGAACCGTCGTCGTGACTAACCACCCCGTACTCCCCCACGATGAAGCCGTCCGGGGTGCGCTCCTCGACCCTGTACTTCCTGTAGTTCCTGCCCTCGACCACGTAGCCGACCTTGTGGCCGTCCTCGACCTCGGACGCGTTCGAGGGCTCCGTCAGCATCAGCTGCGGCCCGTGAGCGTTGCCGTTGCTGCTGACGCTGACGGACTCGTCGACCTCGTAGTTCTGTTCGTCGGGCTCGCCGCCGCGGCCGTGGCTTAACGGCTGGCCCTCGGAGTCGTACAGCTTGCTGGGCTCGCCGTAGACCTTGGCCGGCTGCGAGTAGACCTTGGCGGGCTCGGAATAGACCTTCGCCGGCTCCGAGTAAACCTTCGAAGGCTCCGAGTACACCTTCTCCGGTTCGCCGTAGACCCTGGCAGGCTCGCTGTACACCTTCGCCGGCTCGCTGTAGACCTTCGCGGGCTCGCTGTACACCTTGGCCGGCTCGCTGTACACCTTGGCCGGCTCCCCGTACACCTTCTCGGGCTCCCCGTACACTTTGGCCGGCTCGTTGTACGGCCGAGCCGGCTTGTAACCCTTCGGCGATTGGGTGTACACCTTGGTCCCCGGCCGGTTGTAATGAGAAGCGTCGTAGTGCCTGCCCGCCTTCCGCCCCTGAGCCTGGACCCGCTCGGACGGGCCCTCGATCGGCTCCTCGTTGTACTCCTTCGGCTCGGAGTTCTCTTCCGGCAGCTCGTAATTCTCCTCCGTCGGCAGCGTGATCATATCCTCCGGAGGATTCTGCGAGCCGGCGTTGGCCTCCCCGCGGTGATCCCCGGCGGCGGGGGTGTGCCTGTTCAACGGCCGCGGGGTCACCGAACTCTGGCCGTGCCAGCTGGTGCTCGGCGACCCCTCGTCCACCGAGAACTCGCTCCTGTTCGACTCGGACACGATGTTGCTGAGGTCCTCCGTCACGAAGCCGGACGACCTGGGCGTCATCGTTAACGTCGTCCTCGGAGTAGCCGTTGTAGCGACGGTCGGCGTCGTTCTGGTCGTGGAAGCTGCCGTCAAGGTTCTCGTGGTGGCCGTTGGTTTGGTCGTCGCGTTGTTCGACTCTCTGGAGGAACCGTTGACGGCGATCGCCAGCCGGCCGACCTGCTCGTCGTTGTCGTAGTGCTCCACACGCACCTTGTACGGCGTCGCCTCGACCGTCGACGTCACGCTCACTCCGATCACCTTCTGCCTGCCGACGAGCTTGCTCGACGAGCCGACGCCGGTGGCGTTCGCCTTCGAGCCCTGCGAGCCGTCCTGCGAAGACATCGAGGTCATCACCGTGGTCGACGAGCTGGGCGACGCGAGCCGCGTCGAGGATATCTCGCTGTTCGTGCTCAGCTCGTCGATCAACGACGCGAGATTCTGCTGCCGGTTCTCCAGCGTCTTGTGGCTTATCGGGTAAAACCGGACGACCTCTTCGCGGCCGTTCGTGTTGCGCCCTCGCGGGACCAGTTGCCTGTTGCCGGGGTTCCGCGAGATTCGATAGATCGACGCCT contains:
- the LOC117225598 gene encoding uncharacterized protein LOC117225598, yielding MACGISFEATATSTVFFLLVLLQAALMWDEVAAAPAKRNDILAGTEFLSVFINGAMATPPQRRRSFRRGGHGASSTSSSSSSSSSSSSSSSLPSPSSSSTSSSSSSSSSSSSSSSSGPASLGDSATAESHQHEASIYRISRNPGNRQLVPRGRNTNGREEVVRFYPISHKTLENRQQNLASLIDELSTNSEISSTRLASPSSSTTVMTSMSSQDGSQGSKANATGVGSSSKLVGRQKVIGVSVTSTVEATPYKVRVEHYDNDEQVGRLAIAVNGSSRESNNATTKPTATTRTLTAASTTRTTPTVATTATPRTTLTMTPRSSGFVTEDLSNIVSESNRSEFSVDEGSPSTSWHGQSSVTPRPLNRHTPAAGDHRGEANAGSQNPPEDMITLPTEENYELPEENSEPKEYNEEPIEGPSERVQAQGRKAGRHYDASHYNRPGTKVYTQSPKGYKPARPYNEPAKVYGEPEKVYGEPAKVYSEPAKVYSEPAKVYSEPAKVYSEPARVYGEPEKVYSEPSKVYSEPAKVYSEPAKVYSQPAKVYGEPSKLYDSEGQPLSHGRGGEPDEQNYEVDESVSVSSNGNAHGPQLMLTEPSNASEVEDGHKVGYVVEGRNYRKYRVEERTPDGFIVGEYGVVSHDDGSLRGVRYTADGTINPRLIYDALMKFLAL